One window from the genome of Dermacentor silvarum isolate Dsil-2018 chromosome 7, BIME_Dsil_1.4, whole genome shotgun sequence encodes:
- the LOC119459221 gene encoding putative nuclease HARBI1, with protein sequence MENMYRMDAATRRALLFMLLGSDSSDSDTSSKSSDDSTDTDSECDAAVCQRAFDVMFRLPANRPKVIGFVEDVVRRYSDDEFRRHFRLSRAVAEQLIARFAASPACPSSNHGGVPAKSAETHVLTFIWYAANKTSMREVASRFDLSETSVHRILLRVADFLLTMGPSVVTFPSNMEKLSSEFQKVSGIPGVVGCLDGSYIKIQCPDNKVSSTYCNRHHYLSLTLQAVCDYKRRFLDTCQGSSSKIHDSRIFKLSSLSKKLPKLCDNNAYHLLGDAAYPLRPYLLTPFRDYEALSKAHIDFNKFSATRVLIENSFSNLKKRFRQLIYLELRTVEWLNKFIIASCILHSLCIECGDLEPDEPDDDATPQDVLWHPQSCTDDLDETTEETLLRRLGELKRSKVLEAVLRKQ encoded by the exons ATGGAAAACATGTACCGCATGGATGCGGCGACGCGCCGTGCGCTTTTGTTCATGCTACTAGGTAGTGACAGCTCCGACTCGGACACAAGTTCCAAGTCCAGTGATGATTCTACCGACACCGACAGTGAATGTGACGCTGCTGTGTGTCAACGGGCGTTTGATGTGATGTTTCGCCTGCCTGCAAATAGGCCTAAAGTGATTGGGTTCGTCGAGGATGTCGTTCGGCGATACTCGGACGACGAG TTCCGCAGGCACTTCCGTCTGTCGCGAGCTGTGGCGGAGCAGCTGATTGCAAGATTTGCTGCGTCGCCTGCGTGCCCGTCAAGTAACCACGGTGGAGTGCCCGCAAAATCTGCAGAAACTCACGTGCTGACTTTCATATG gtatgcagccaataaaacaagCATGAGGGAGGTGGCAAGCCGCTTTGATCTGTCGGAGACCTCTGTGCACAGAATCCTTCTAAgggtggctgattttctcctcacCATGGGTCCATCTGTTGTGACATTTCCTTCAAATATGGAAAAACTGTCCAGTGAATTTCAGAAG GTGTCTGGAATCCCTGGGGTTGTTGGCTGTCTAGATGGCTCCTATATCAAAATACAATGCCCAGACAACAAGGTCTCTTCCACCTACTGCAACCGGCACCATTACCTTTCATTAACCCTTCAAGCAGTCTGTGACTACAAAAGAAGATTCCTTGACACCTGCCAAGGAAGCTCGAGCAAAATTCATGATTCTCGAATCTTCAAGCTATCATCACTTTCCAAGAAACTGCCAAAACTATGCGACAACAATGCATATCACCTGCTTGGAGATGCGGCCTATCCCCTAAGGCCATACCTTTTGACGCCTTTCCGAGACTATGAGGCGTTGTCAAAGGCACACATAGATTTTAACAAGTTTTCAGCAACGAGGGTGCTGATAGAAAATAGTTTCAGCAACCTAAAGAAAAGGTTCCGGCAACTAATTTACCTTGAGCTCCGCACTGTGGAGTGGCTGAACAAGTTTATTATTGCCTCTTGTATACTGCATAGCTTATGCATTGAGTGTGGTGACTTGGAGCCAGATGAACCCGATGATGATGCAACACCTCAAGATGTCCTGTGGCACCCACAATCATGCACCGATGACCTGGACGAGACAACCGAAGAAACTTTGCTGCGCAGACTGGGAGAACTAAAGAGGAGCAAGGTGCTGGAAGCAGTGCTGCGAAAGCAGTAA